In Chloroflexota bacterium, one DNA window encodes the following:
- the hutU gene encoding urocanate hydratase: MSRVIRAPRGTKLTCRNWLIEAAYRMIQNNLDPEVAADPENLIVYGGRGKVARNWQAFEAILESLRSLEPDETLLVQSGKPVAVFRTHEDAPRVLIANSNIVPAWATQKNFDRWEREGLIMFGQMTAGSWIYIGTQGILQGTYETLASLARQHGWPSLRGKFVLTAGLGEMGGAQPLAVTMNEGVALVVEVDPWRIERRLEHKYLDVATESLEEAMTWVAEAKAAGEPKSIGLLGNAADVLPELVIRGIVPDVVTDQTSAHDPVLGYIPAGMTPEMAAELRERDLDLYLERTNASMAAHVEAMLAFQQMGSIVFDYGNNLRQRAFDYGVKNAFDYPGFVPAYVRPLFYEGSGPFRWVALSGDPEDIYATDQIIMELFPENKHLLRWLKMARERVAWQGLPARICWLKYGERARAGLAFNQAVADGRVKAPIVIGRDHLDSGSVASPNRETESMLDGSDAISDWPILNALINAVGGATWVSFHHGGGVGIGYSQHAGQVIVADGTEAAARRLWRVLTTDPGMGVVRHVDAGYPEAIAFARENHIQIPMMSRNNESAATE, translated from the coding sequence ATGTCGCGTGTTATTCGTGCCCCGCGAGGCACCAAACTGACCTGTCGGAATTGGCTGATCGAAGCGGCATACCGGATGATTCAGAACAACCTTGACCCGGAAGTTGCAGCCGATCCTGAAAACCTGATTGTATACGGGGGACGAGGCAAGGTGGCGCGCAACTGGCAGGCATTCGAGGCCATTCTGGAGTCCTTGCGGTCTCTTGAGCCCGATGAAACCCTGCTCGTCCAAAGTGGCAAACCGGTTGCCGTTTTTCGTACCCACGAAGATGCCCCCCGGGTCCTGATCGCCAACAGCAATATCGTACCTGCCTGGGCGACCCAGAAGAACTTCGATCGCTGGGAGAGGGAAGGGCTGATCATGTTCGGCCAGATGACCGCCGGTTCCTGGATCTATATTGGCACGCAGGGCATCCTTCAGGGCACCTACGAGACCCTTGCCAGCCTGGCCCGACAGCATGGCTGGCCCTCGCTCCGGGGCAAATTTGTGCTAACCGCAGGCCTGGGCGAGATGGGTGGGGCGCAACCACTTGCTGTCACCATGAACGAAGGGGTGGCCCTGGTTGTTGAAGTGGACCCATGGCGAATCGAACGACGCCTCGAACATAAGTACCTGGATGTTGCCACCGAGAGTCTTGAAGAGGCAATGACCTGGGTGGCCGAAGCCAAGGCAGCAGGAGAGCCGAAATCCATTGGCCTGCTGGGTAATGCAGCCGATGTGTTGCCGGAACTGGTAATCCGAGGCATCGTTCCCGACGTCGTTACAGATCAAACAAGTGCTCACGATCCCGTTCTGGGATACATCCCGGCGGGCATGACGCCTGAGATGGCAGCCGAACTGAGAGAGAGGGATTTGGATCTCTATCTGGAGCGAACAAATGCCAGCATGGCCGCCCATGTCGAAGCTATGCTGGCATTCCAACAAATGGGTAGCATTGTTTTCGACTATGGCAACAACCTGCGCCAGCGAGCTTTCGACTATGGCGTTAAGAACGCTTTCGACTATCCCGGCTTTGTGCCGGCCTACGTTCGCCCACTGTTCTACGAAGGCTCCGGTCCTTTCCGTTGGGTCGCGCTCAGCGGAGACCCTGAGGACATTTACGCCACCGATCAGATCATCATGGAGCTGTTTCCAGAAAACAAGCATCTATTGCGGTGGTTGAAGATGGCCAGGGAACGAGTCGCCTGGCAGGGTTTGCCAGCTCGCATTTGCTGGTTAAAGTATGGCGAACGTGCTCGAGCTGGCCTTGCCTTCAACCAGGCCGTTGCCGATGGGCGGGTCAAGGCGCCCATAGTCATCGGTCGTGACCATCTGGACTCAGGCTCCGTTGCAAGCCCTAACCGGGAAACGGAAAGTATGCTGGACGGCTCCGATGCCATTAGCGACTGGCCTATCCTCAACGCATTGATCAACGCTGTTGGTGGTGCGACATGGGTCAGTTTCCACCACGGTGGCGGAGTGGGCATTGGCTACAGCCAACACGCGGGCCAGGTCATCGTTGCCGATGGCACTGAGGCAGCCGCCCGTCGCCTGTGGCGTGTACTTACCACCGATCCCGGCATGGGGGTCGTTCGACATGTAGATGCGGGCTATCCCGAGGCGATTGCCTTCGCCCGGGAAAACCACATTCAGATCCCCATGATGTCAAGGAACAACGAGTCCGCTGCCACAGAATAA
- a CDS encoding 2-oxoacid:acceptor oxidoreductase subunit alpha: MAEPGKPVQIKVVDDVVIRFAGDSGDGMQLTGTQFTNTAAIIGNDISTLPDYPAEIRAPAGTLAGVSGFQVHLASADIHTPGDEPHVLIAMNPAALKASLRNLAPGGTIIVNTDEFTRGNLRKAEYESNPLEDDSLQNYMVHTVPITTLNRNAVEDIEGLFAKGINRSRNFFALGLTFWMYDRSLDNTIAWIEKKFQKRPEIVEANRRALQAGYNYGNTTRTFQIRYRVKPAHLPPGIYRKITGSEAIALGMVTASELADKPLVYCSYPITPASDILHNLASLKHFDVRTFQAEDEIAAMGAAIGAAFGGAFAATGTSGPGVALKSEAINLAVALELPVVIVDVQRGGPSTGLPTKVEQSDLLQVMYGRNGESPVVVLAPSTPSDCFDITIEAFRLAVRGMSPVFVLADGYLANSAEPWALPDPESMEPIAVKHPKPEDFQNGSKFLPYGRDPETMGRPWAIPGTPQLEHRVGGLGKQPGTGNVSHMPEDHQQMVAERAAKVASLVDVIPDLKVIGEDTGDLLVIGWGSTYGAILQAVQRAQRDGKRVSAAHLRYLNPFPGNLGDVMARFDRILVPEMNMGQLAMLLQARYLQEINSLPKVQGQPFKISEIRNKIDEILSQGLGTVGD, encoded by the coding sequence ATGGCAGAACCTGGTAAACCGGTTCAAATAAAGGTAGTCGACGATGTTGTCATCAGGTTTGCTGGCGATTCTGGCGACGGTATGCAGTTGACCGGCACCCAGTTTACCAATACGGCAGCCATCATTGGCAACGATATAAGTACCTTGCCCGATTATCCCGCTGAGATTCGGGCACCCGCTGGTACTCTGGCCGGGGTGAGCGGCTTTCAGGTGCACCTGGCAAGTGCGGATATCCACACTCCAGGCGATGAACCTCATGTTTTGATTGCCATGAATCCGGCCGCGCTGAAAGCGAGCCTGCGCAATCTGGCCCCTGGTGGCACGATCATCGTGAACACCGATGAATTCACCCGTGGCAATCTTCGCAAGGCCGAGTACGAAAGCAATCCCCTGGAAGATGACTCCTTGCAGAACTACATGGTGCATACAGTTCCGATCACCACGCTGAATCGCAATGCCGTCGAGGATATTGAGGGCTTGTTCGCCAAGGGGATCAATCGTTCACGTAACTTCTTCGCTCTTGGTCTCACCTTCTGGATGTACGACCGTTCGCTGGACAACACCATTGCCTGGATCGAAAAAAAGTTTCAGAAACGTCCAGAGATAGTGGAAGCGAACCGCCGGGCTTTGCAGGCCGGCTACAACTATGGCAATACTACCCGAACCTTTCAGATACGTTATCGGGTCAAGCCAGCTCACCTGCCGCCGGGCATTTACCGAAAGATCACCGGCAGCGAGGCGATTGCCCTGGGTATGGTGACGGCTTCTGAACTGGCAGACAAACCTTTGGTTTACTGTAGCTATCCGATTACACCTGCCAGCGATATCCTGCACAATCTGGCATCGCTAAAACATTTCGACGTCCGAACCTTCCAGGCCGAGGATGAAATTGCCGCCATGGGAGCCGCTATCGGTGCAGCCTTTGGTGGTGCCTTTGCCGCCACAGGGACCAGTGGACCGGGCGTCGCGCTAAAAAGCGAGGCGATCAACCTGGCTGTAGCATTGGAACTGCCAGTGGTGATTGTCGATGTGCAGCGCGGTGGACCCAGTACTGGACTGCCGACCAAGGTTGAGCAGTCTGACTTGTTGCAGGTCATGTATGGCCGTAACGGTGAGAGTCCCGTTGTGGTTTTGGCACCGTCGACTCCATCAGACTGTTTCGACATAACTATTGAAGCCTTTCGGCTAGCGGTAAGAGGCATGAGTCCCGTGTTTGTGTTGGCGGACGGCTATCTGGCCAATAGCGCCGAACCCTGGGCTTTGCCTGACCCAGAAAGCATGGAGCCTATTGCTGTAAAACATCCAAAACCTGAAGATTTCCAGAATGGCAGCAAGTTTCTTCCCTATGGGCGCGATCCGGAGACCATGGGCCGCCCATGGGCCATTCCAGGAACCCCTCAACTCGAACACCGCGTGGGCGGTCTGGGAAAGCAACCTGGCACGGGAAACGTCTCTCATATGCCCGAGGATCATCAGCAAATGGTCGCTGAGCGAGCTGCCAAGGTCGCATCCCTCGTCGATGTGATCCCCGACCTGAAAGTGATCGGGGAGGATACCGGTGACTTGCTCGTCATCGGGTGGGGAAGCACATATGGTGCCATTCTTCAGGCTGTTCAGAGGGCGCAACGAGATGGCAAGCGCGTTTCTGCTGCACACCTGCGGTATCTCAACCCATTTCCTGGCAACCTGGGCGATGTGATGGCACGCTTCGATAGAATCCTGGTGCCCGAGATGAACATGGGGCAATTGGCAATGTTGTTGCAGGCGCGATATCTTCAAGAGATCAATTCTTTGCCCAAGGTTCAGGGCCAGCCGTTCAAGATCAGCGAGATTAGAAACAAGATCGACGAGATCCTGTCCCAGGGGCTCGGCACTGTTGGCGACTGA
- a CDS encoding 2-oxoacid:ferredoxin oxidoreductase subunit beta, whose product MSDTIKLNRKDFRSDQTVRWCPGCGDYAILAQVQKVLPDIGVPKENIVFISGIGCSSRFPYYMNTYGIHSIHGRAPTLAAGLKLANPDLTVFVITGDGDGLSIGGNHLLHACRRNVDINILLFNNRIYGLTKGQYSPTSLPGTRTKTSPMGSLEQAFNPISVALAAEATFVARTIDREQRHMGEILRRAAAHRGTSFVEILTNCLIFNDGTFSDVTDREIRDDNRLRLEQGQPMIFGQDNDKGIRMSGCFEPEVVSLDDVDAEDILVHNDKLEGSQLAYMLSRMTRPDFPVPFGVFRDVDHLTYEEGVFQQVERAQAARGVGELKDLYVASDTWMVDDDRNGHNGHKGAIHDED is encoded by the coding sequence ATGAGTGACACAATCAAGCTAAACCGCAAAGACTTTCGGTCGGATCAGACGGTGCGTTGGTGTCCAGGCTGTGGTGACTACGCGATCCTGGCACAGGTACAGAAGGTATTGCCTGATATCGGTGTGCCCAAGGAGAACATCGTCTTCATCTCAGGGATTGGCTGCTCCAGTCGTTTTCCCTATTACATGAATACCTACGGCATTCACAGCATCCATGGTCGTGCCCCCACGCTGGCGGCTGGTCTCAAGCTGGCCAATCCGGATCTGACGGTGTTCGTGATCACCGGTGACGGCGACGGCCTATCGATCGGCGGAAATCACCTGCTGCACGCCTGCCGGCGCAATGTCGATATCAACATCCTTCTCTTCAATAATCGTATCTACGGGTTGACCAAGGGGCAATACTCGCCAACATCATTGCCGGGAACCCGCACCAAGACCTCTCCCATGGGGTCCCTGGAGCAAGCCTTCAACCCGATTAGCGTGGCGCTTGCGGCGGAGGCTACCTTTGTTGCTCGGACCATCGATCGGGAACAACGCCACATGGGCGAGATTCTGAGGCGGGCAGCGGCCCATCGCGGCACCTCTTTTGTCGAGATCCTCACGAATTGCCTGATCTTCAACGACGGCACCTTTTCCGATGTCACAGATCGGGAGATTCGGGATGACAACCGGCTGCGCCTGGAACAGGGCCAGCCGATGATCTTCGGTCAGGATAACGACAAAGGTATTCGCATGAGCGGGTGCTTCGAGCCAGAAGTGGTCTCGCTGGACGATGTCGACGCAGAGGATATACTTGTGCATAACGACAAACTGGAGGGTTCCCAACTGGCGTACATGTTGAGTCGCATGACCAGGCCAGATTTCCCTGTTCCCTTCGGTGTTTTTCGGGATGTCGACCATCTGACCTACGAGGAGGGTGTGTTCCAACAAGTGGAGCGGGCTCAGGCTGCCAGGGGTGTTGGAGAGCTGAAGGATCTCTACGTCGCTTCCGATACCTGGATGGTAGATGATGACAGGAACGGCCACAATGGCCACAAAGGCGCCATTCACGACGAAGACTGA
- a CDS encoding glycosyltransferase family 39 protein yields MSGKQQKLATWFARLAPLGAVLIYLALTLPQLHLPGLHYDEAKEAGVNAMEMLLRQNVHAFRSAGVQLGDLFLPLMVQDYIGALNVFLALPLLSIFGVTVTGLRLLSIGYGLITILLTWRLGNELSRLAGGAKPLAGGIAALLLALSPSFVFWSRQGIFVTNSVVTLAVALVLVALRWWQTGRVRYLCLLAVLAGLGLWTKLLFVWVLGALAVTAVFIWLISRWYTFPVQSKPSDRSSENQETRWWQWFVALGLFFLALSPLILFNLQTAGTLTSIFSNLGESYYGVENRNFLNNLTIRVRQLGTLLKGDHFWYLGGSFANQLAQWLAVLLLVSALLLTWWMRYRRALMVLLIVLLFNTLLVLQSNFTVSDLFVTHYAILQPFLLTAVALSADTILSVVARRRRLADKEGTETKTTQPDDREQQVAGDAHRIPPGAAQRLWSFVGFLVVASLLAWSFADIITDLRYHQALAQTGGHATHSDATNRLGAWLDENAVAQPLALDWGFDAPVRYLTENRVRPLELFSYERLDTPDAGFAARLAPFLEDSDRRYLFHTAEDTIFLERREALEQLASERGLRLMEEVIFRERSGRPIYIVGQLTQVE; encoded by the coding sequence ATGAGTGGAAAACAACAGAAACTCGCAACCTGGTTTGCCCGGCTGGCGCCTTTGGGCGCCGTTCTTATTTATCTGGCACTGACCTTGCCCCAACTGCACCTGCCTGGACTCCACTACGATGAGGCCAAAGAAGCAGGCGTCAACGCAATGGAGATGCTGCTTCGCCAGAACGTCCACGCCTTCCGTTCCGCAGGCGTGCAACTGGGTGACCTTTTCCTCCCACTTATGGTTCAGGATTACATCGGTGCGTTGAATGTATTCCTGGCCCTGCCCCTCCTCTCCATTTTCGGTGTAACGGTTACCGGTCTTCGCCTCCTATCGATCGGCTACGGACTGATTACCATCCTGCTCACCTGGCGCCTGGGCAACGAGCTTTCGCGCCTCGCTGGAGGGGCCAAACCCCTTGCTGGCGGCATCGCTGCCCTGTTACTCGCCCTGAGTCCCAGTTTCGTCTTCTGGAGCCGCCAGGGCATTTTCGTAACCAATAGTGTGGTCACCCTGGCAGTAGCACTGGTCCTGGTGGCCCTGCGCTGGTGGCAAACAGGTCGTGTCCGCTATCTCTGCCTGCTGGCAGTTCTGGCTGGACTCGGGCTGTGGACCAAGCTGCTGTTCGTGTGGGTTCTTGGAGCGCTGGCAGTCACAGCGGTTTTCATATGGCTGATCAGCCGGTGGTACACATTTCCTGTTCAGTCGAAACCGTCGGATCGTTCCAGCGAAAACCAGGAGACCCGTTGGTGGCAATGGTTTGTCGCGCTGGGCCTATTTTTTCTTGCCCTGTCGCCGCTCATCCTGTTTAACCTACAGACTGCGGGCACCCTTACGTCGATTTTCTCCAACCTGGGAGAAAGCTATTACGGTGTGGAAAACAGAAATTTCCTCAACAACCTCACCATCCGGGTGCGCCAACTGGGAACGCTGCTGAAAGGGGATCACTTCTGGTATCTTGGAGGGTCCTTTGCCAATCAATTGGCTCAGTGGCTGGCGGTCCTGCTGCTCGTAAGTGCCCTGCTGTTAACCTGGTGGATGCGATATCGCAGGGCTTTGATGGTCTTGCTGATCGTCCTTCTGTTCAACACACTGCTGGTGCTGCAATCCAATTTCACCGTGTCTGATCTCTTTGTCACTCATTATGCCATCCTGCAACCCTTTCTGCTTACCGCGGTTGCGCTGTCAGCGGACACAATCCTATCGGTTGTCGCCCGCCGGCGCCGGCTGGCCGACAAAGAAGGTACGGAAACAAAAACCACTCAGCCTGATGACAGAGAGCAGCAGGTCGCAGGTGATGCCCACAGGATACCACCCGGCGCTGCACAGAGGCTATGGTCTTTTGTGGGCTTTCTGGTTGTCGCCAGCCTGCTGGCCTGGTCCTTTGCCGATATCATCACCGACCTACGCTATCATCAGGCACTCGCCCAGACAGGGGGACATGCCACTCACTCCGACGCCACCAATCGATTGGGGGCCTGGCTGGATGAAAACGCCGTCGCCCAACCCCTGGCCCTTGATTGGGGTTTCGATGCTCCTGTCAGATACCTGACAGAAAACCGGGTGCGACCACTGGAGCTCTTCAGTTATGAACGGTTGGATACGCCCGACGCAGGATTCGCGGCCAGGTTAGCGCCGTTTCTCGAAGACTCCGATCGCCGCTATCTGTTCCACACGGCAGAAGACACCATCTTTCTGGAGCGGCGCGAGGCATTGGAACAATTGGCCAGCGAGAGGGGTTTGAGGTTGATGGAAGAAGTTATCTTTCGGGAGCGTTCAGGGCGCCCGATCTATATCGTAGGCCAACTCACACAAGTCGAGTGA
- a CDS encoding radical SAM protein: MTDTLTPGYLRLHQTGELRARAEKAWSNLEQCRGCAWLCHVNRLEDATGICGNGRRAKVSSCFPHFGEEDCLRGFAGSGTIFFAHCNLRCQFCQNYDVSQLGEGQEVAPETLATMMLNLQQQGCHNINFVSPSHVVPQILIALLLAAEAGLRLPLVYNTGGYDSMHTLRLLDGIIDIYMPDMKYADPDMALRYSKISDYPAVNQAAVREMHRQVSDLVLDERGIARQGLLVRHLVLPNQLAGTAEIAHFLAKEISGNTYINVMDQYRPAYCANRYPKLNRPTTRNEYRQSVKQVRTAGLHRLDQR, from the coding sequence ATGACTGACACGCTTACACCCGGCTATCTTCGACTCCACCAAACAGGTGAGCTTCGGGCGCGAGCGGAAAAGGCCTGGAGCAATCTGGAGCAATGCCGTGGCTGCGCGTGGCTGTGTCATGTCAACCGCCTTGAAGATGCCACAGGTATCTGTGGCAACGGGCGTAGGGCCAAGGTGTCCAGTTGTTTCCCCCATTTCGGCGAGGAGGATTGCCTGCGAGGGTTTGCCGGAAGTGGCACGATCTTTTTTGCCCACTGCAACCTGCGTTGCCAGTTCTGCCAGAACTACGACGTAAGCCAGTTGGGTGAGGGCCAGGAGGTAGCACCTGAAACCCTGGCGACAATGATGTTGAACCTGCAGCAACAAGGCTGTCACAACATCAATTTTGTGTCTCCAAGTCACGTCGTTCCCCAGATTTTGATCGCACTGCTTCTTGCTGCCGAGGCTGGTCTGAGATTACCGCTGGTATACAACACCGGCGGCTACGATTCAATGCATACCTTGCGCCTGCTTGACGGCATAATTGACATCTACATGCCTGATATGAAGTACGCCGACCCCGACATGGCACTTCGATATTCCAAGATTTCTGATTATCCCGCTGTCAATCAGGCCGCGGTGCGGGAGATGCACCGCCAGGTTAGCGACCTGGTTTTGGACGAACGAGGGATCGCCCGACAGGGCTTGTTGGTACGGCACCTGGTATTGCCCAATCAATTGGCAGGTACCGCCGAGATTGCCCACTTTCTGGCAAAGGAAATCTCCGGGAACACATATATCAATGTGATGGATCAGTATCGACCTGCCTATTGCGCCAACCGATATCCGAAGCTCAATCGTCCAACAACGCGCAACGAATACCGGCAATCCGTAAAACAGGTACGGACAGCCGGCCTGCACCGGCTGGATCAGCGATGA
- a CDS encoding tetratricopeptide repeat protein: MSKKKEKQQSQPGEAPLESPDTISGDGAAVEQQIAEERRRLGYALLQEGARLLSQRRPGEAAEKLERAAEYLPDSAEVAINLGGTYVLQKRYSKAVPLLEKASKLAPDDAMLWSNLAAAYLGRLEISGPKQQKKAIEAYERALEINPRTPNVHYNLGLVYKDQKEWESARSAFLNALEVYPNDNDAQYWLGKLDDYEQQERRSGKNESTLSDQDREDYD, translated from the coding sequence GTGAGCAAGAAGAAAGAAAAACAACAATCGCAACCTGGTGAAGCGCCTCTCGAATCCCCTGACACCATTTCCGGCGATGGGGCAGCGGTGGAGCAACAGATCGCCGAGGAGCGGCGCCGGCTGGGATATGCCCTGTTGCAGGAAGGCGCTCGCCTTCTGAGTCAAAGACGCCCGGGAGAGGCTGCAGAAAAGCTGGAGCGTGCCGCCGAATATCTTCCGGACAGTGCAGAGGTGGCCATCAATCTCGGAGGCACCTATGTGCTTCAAAAGCGCTACAGTAAAGCTGTGCCCCTGCTGGAAAAAGCCAGTAAACTGGCTCCCGATGATGCCATGCTATGGTCCAATCTGGCGGCAGCCTATCTGGGTCGACTGGAGATTTCCGGGCCAAAGCAGCAAAAAAAGGCGATCGAAGCCTACGAACGCGCCCTGGAAATCAACCCAAGAACCCCCAATGTTCACTACAATCTGGGCCTGGTATACAAGGATCAGAAAGAATGGGAATCGGCGCGCAGTGCCTTTCTCAATGCCCTGGAGGTCTACCCGAACGACAACGACGCTCAGTATTGGCTAGGCAAACTGGATGACTATGAGCAGCAGGAGCGGCGATCAGGAAAAAACGAATCAACCCTTTCTGATCAGGACCGTGAGGATTATGACTGA
- a CDS encoding AEC family transporter: protein MVIIVEVFWQVIAPIFLVAGAGYFLARKLNLRPHGLSKAAFYVFTPCLLFDTLSGTTLSAGELGQLVLFAVLTIAGTALIAWIISRTKGYGSAQTSALVIVAMAGNAGNYGLPANRFAFGEASLEPAIVYFTINALILATVGVYLAALGRRSSRDAFRNLLKVPLTYAALAGLFVWATGLKVPVPIERATSLAAQGSIPVMVLLLGVQLARVRLRDDISRISLASAVRLIGGPLLGFLFAGLLGLTGINRQVSILEASMPTAVMATVLATEYDAEPEFTAGTVLVTTLASTITLTIVITLLR from the coding sequence ATGGTCATCATAGTTGAAGTTTTTTGGCAAGTTATCGCGCCGATTTTCCTGGTCGCAGGGGCGGGATATTTTCTGGCCCGCAAGTTAAATCTGCGTCCCCATGGCCTCTCAAAGGCTGCCTTCTACGTTTTCACTCCCTGCCTGCTGTTCGATACACTCAGTGGCACGACCCTGTCAGCTGGTGAGTTAGGACAGCTGGTATTGTTTGCCGTACTGACGATCGCAGGAACTGCCCTCATTGCCTGGATCATCAGCCGAACGAAGGGTTATGGATCCGCCCAGACCAGTGCCCTTGTCATTGTGGCCATGGCCGGAAACGCCGGCAATTATGGCCTTCCAGCCAATCGATTCGCCTTCGGTGAGGCGTCCCTGGAACCAGCCATCGTCTATTTCACAATTAACGCCCTGATTCTGGCAACAGTTGGCGTCTACCTGGCAGCACTGGGCCGGCGCAGCAGCCGGGACGCCTTTCGTAATTTACTGAAAGTCCCCCTTACCTATGCTGCCCTGGCCGGGCTATTTGTTTGGGCTACCGGCCTGAAGGTACCGGTGCCCATCGAGAGGGCAACATCATTGGCCGCCCAGGGTTCTATTCCCGTCATGGTCTTGCTCCTGGGTGTACAACTTGCCAGGGTTCGGTTGCGAGATGACATCAGCCGCATTTCGCTGGCAAGCGCGGTGCGGCTTATCGGCGGTCCCTTGTTGGGATTCCTCTTTGCAGGCCTCCTTGGCCTCACAGGCATCAATCGCCAGGTGTCCATCCTTGAGGCGTCGATGCCGACGGCGGTAATGGCAACCGTACTTGCCACCGAATATGACGCGGAGCCGGAGTTCACTGCTGGCACCGTATTGGTCACGACTCTTGCGAGTACCATCACTTTGACAATCGTAATCACACTGTTGAGGTAA
- a CDS encoding HEAT repeat domain-containing protein, giving the protein MSSRNGQESQPGLSSILQALADTGRPLTDIPLDGLSDLNTSDLELFQSTWRALPAERQRTLISSLVEMAEDHVGVCYDAIFTNLLQDENPWVRMQSIEGLWESEDVRLIPPLIDLMQYDDTPEVRAAAALSLGRFLLLGELNKVDQQAAGRVENALMHSFDEREFHVTVRRRILESLAYSSHERIRDLILSSYDDEDDDMRTSALFAMGRSADPTWQAFVLAELASTDDAIRFEAARASGELELAEAIPYLLDMLDEEDVEIRDAALWALGRIGGKAALRALRACAESEDEALREIAEDALDELLFLSN; this is encoded by the coding sequence ATGTCCTCACGCAACGGGCAGGAATCTCAGCCCGGCCTTAGTTCGATCCTTCAGGCCCTGGCAGATACGGGCCGACCGTTGACCGATATTCCCCTGGATGGGTTATCAGATCTGAACACCTCTGACCTTGAACTCTTTCAATCCACATGGAGAGCATTGCCTGCCGAACGCCAGAGAACTCTGATTTCGAGCCTCGTGGAAATGGCAGAAGATCACGTTGGTGTCTGCTACGATGCCATCTTCACCAACCTCCTCCAGGATGAGAATCCCTGGGTGAGGATGCAGTCCATCGAGGGCTTATGGGAGTCGGAAGATGTGCGCCTGATTCCCCCTCTGATTGATCTCATGCAGTACGATGATACGCCCGAGGTAAGAGCAGCTGCTGCCCTCTCTCTCGGACGTTTTCTCCTGCTGGGAGAATTGAATAAGGTCGATCAACAAGCGGCCGGGCGAGTCGAGAATGCCTTGATGCACTCCTTTGATGAACGGGAGTTCCATGTAACTGTGCGACGCCGCATCCTCGAGTCGCTGGCCTACTCCAGCCATGAACGCATTCGTGACTTGATCCTGTCTTCATACGACGACGAGGATGACGACATGCGCACAAGTGCCCTCTTCGCGATGGGCCGTAGCGCTGACCCAACCTGGCAGGCCTTCGTGCTTGCCGAGCTCGCCAGCACAGATGATGCGATTCGCTTCGAGGCGGCGCGGGCAAGCGGGGAATTGGAGCTTGCTGAAGCAATTCCCTATCTTCTAGACATGCTTGATGAAGAGGATGTCGAGATTCGGGACGCAGCTCTCTGGGCACTCGGGCGGATTGGTGGCAAAGCTGCCCTCCGTGCGCTGCGGGCCTGTGCAGAAAGTGAAGATGAAGCCCTGCGCGAGATCGCCGAAGATGCCCTGGATGAACTGCTGTTTTTGTCCAATTAA